The stretch of DNA GTGTCATCGTCTTGCGATAAAGCGGATGCTTAATACGACGACTTACCAGAACAGAAACGGTTTTATCCGCTTTGTCTGAAACAATAACACCTTGTAAAATGCGTTTAGGCATAATTCTAATTCCTTTAATTTACTGCTTACGCAGCTTCTTTTTTCAACTGGCTAAGTTGCGTTTTAATACGAGCCACAGAGATACGTGTTTTACGTACTTCCGAAGTGTTTTCTAATTCACCACCTGCCTTGCGGAAGCGGAGATTTAATAACGCTTTTTTTCCGTCGCGCAACAAAGAAATGAGCTCGTCGCGTGATTTACCTTTGAATTCTTCTGTTTTGGCCATGACTAAGCGTCCTCTCCAACACGTTTAACAAATTTTGTTTTGATCGGAAGCTTTGCTGATGCGCGCTCAAATGCGCCACGAGCGACTTCTTCCGTCACACCGTCAAGTTCGAACATGATACGACCAGGCGCTACACGAGCGGCCCAATAATCAACAGAACCTTTACCTTTACCCATACGAACTTCCGCAGGCTTACTTGTAACAGGCAAGTCAGGGAAAATACGGATCCAAAGACGACCCACACGTTTCATGTGGCGCGAAATTGCACGACGTGATGCTTCAATCTGACGTGCAGTCACACGTTCAGGCTCAAGAGCTTTCAAGCCATAAGTACCAAAGTTAAGCGTTGCGCCACCTTTAGTATTTCCGTGAATGCGGCCTTTATGCTGCTTACGGTATTTTGTCTTTTTAGGTTGTAACATTATCTTACCCTAATTCTTTATTGTCGTTAACTTACGCGGCTACCGTTGGGGTAGTCGTTGCGAAAGTCTCTTTATTATCATTATTCATGATCTCGCCTTTGAAGACCCAAACCTTAACACCAATGATGCCATAAGTTGTGAGTGCACGGGCTATACCATAATCTACGTCTGCACGCAAGGTATGAAGTGGAACACGACCTTCGCGATACCATTCCATACGCGCAATCTCAGCACCACCGAGACGACCGCCACAGTTGATACGGATACCTTGAGCGCCAAGACGAAGTGCAGATTGAACTGCACGCTTCATCGCACGACGGAAAGAGACACGACGTTCAAGCTGCTGAGCAATACCTTCAGCGATAAGCGTAGAGTCTAGCTCAGGCTTACGAACTTCAACAATATTCAGTGTCACTTCACCATCCGTGAAAGCCGAAAGCTTTTTACGGATGCGATCAATGTCAGCACCTTTTTTACCAATAACCACACCCGGACGAGCCGTGTGAATCGTTACAATCGCTTTTTTGCTCGGGCGCTCAATGATAATGTCACTGATGCCAGCCGTTACTAGTTCTTTTTTCACGAATTCACGAATCTTGAAATCTTCGTGTAGAAGTTTCGCATAGTCGCCGCCTTCAGCGTACCAGCGAGAGTCCCAAGTCTTGTTAATACCTAGACGTAGACCAATCGGATTTACTTTTTGTCCCATTACTTACTCTCTTCTTCACGTAGTATGATTGTTAGATGGCTAAACGGCTTTTCGATTTTCGCGCCACGGCCACGTGCACGAGCACGGAAACGTTTCATTTTCATCGCTTTGCCGACATAAGCTTCTTTAACCACCAAGTCATCAATATTCAGATCATGGTTGTTTTCAGCATTCGCAATAGCAGAATCGAGAAGCTTTTTAACATCATTTGCAATACGGCGACCACAGAAAGTCAACTGTGTACGCGCTTGCTCTACATTCAGGCCGCGAATCATTTTCGCAACTTGATTTAGCTTAATCGGGCTAGTGCGCAGATTACTCAAATGCGCTTTCGCTTCGTTAGGCTGTCTTACAATAGCATTCTTACCCATGATACCTATCTCTTCGCTTTCTTATCGGCGCCGTGGCCTGTGAAAGTACGGGTCGGAGAAAACTCACCGAACTTATGTCCGATCATTTCTTCACTCACCAATACTGGGATGAACTTCTTGCCGTTATACACACCAAAAGTGAGACCAACAAATTGTGGTAGAATCGTCGAACGACGTGACCAAGTTTTAATCACTTGATTACGGCCGCTACCACGAGCTACATCAGCCTTCTTCAACAAATAGCCGTCAACAAACGGACCTTTCCATACAGAACGTGTCATATCAATTAACCCTTACGCTTCTTCGCTTGGTGACGCGTACGTAGCACAAGCTTGTTAACTTTTTTCTTACTGCGAGTTTTCGCACCCTTCGTTGGCTTACCCCAAGGAGTCACCGGATGACGTCCCCCAGAAGTTTTACCTTCACCACCACCATGTGGATGATCAACTGGGTTCATCGCAACACCACGAACGGTAGGACGAATCCCCTTCCAACGACTACGACCGGCTTTACCAAAGTTTTGGTTCTGATGGTCAGAGTTTGAAATGGCACCGATTGTCGCTAGGCACTCACCAAGAATGAGACGAAGCTCACCTGAGCGAAGCTTCACTTGCGCGTAACCGGCATCTTTACCCACTAACTGAGCGTAACCACCTGCCGAACGAGCAATTTGCGCGCCCTTCTTAGGTTTCATCTCAATATTGTGGATGATGGTACCTACTGGGATGTTTTTCAACGGCATCGTGTTGCCAGGCTTCACTTCAACTTTTTCACCAGATTCCACTTTGTCACCAA from Rickettsiales bacterium encodes:
- the rplV gene encoding 50S ribosomal protein L22, with translation MGKNAIVRQPNEAKAHLSNLRTSPIKLNQVAKMIRGLNVEQARTQLTFCGRRIANDVKKLLDSAIANAENNHDLNIDDLVVKEAYVGKAMKMKRFRARARGRGAKIEKPFSHLTIILREEESK
- the rpsC gene encoding 30S ribosomal protein S3, coding for MGQKVNPIGLRLGINKTWDSRWYAEGGDYAKLLHEDFKIREFVKKELVTAGISDIIIERPSKKAIVTIHTARPGVVIGKKGADIDRIRKKLSAFTDGEVTLNIVEVRKPELDSTLIAEGIAQQLERRVSFRRAMKRAVQSALRLGAQGIRINCGGRLGGAEIARMEWYREGRVPLHTLRADVDYGIARALTTYGIIGVKVWVFKGEIMNNDNKETFATTTPTVAA
- the rplB gene encoding 50S ribosomal protein L2 — translated: MALKKFNPTTPSQRGLVLIDRSELYKGKPEKSLVKGKTKTGGRNNMGRITTRHIGGGHKQKYRMVDFKRTKTGAAIVERIEYDPNRTAFIALIKYDDATISYIIAPQRLSVGDKVESGEKVEVKPGNTMPLKNIPVGTIIHNIEMKPKKGAQIARSAGGYAQLVGKDAGYAQVKLRSGELRLILGECLATIGAISNSDHQNQNFGKAGRSRWKGIRPTVRGVAMNPVDHPHGGGEGKTSGGRHPVTPWGKPTKGAKTRSKKKVNKLVLRTRHQAKKRKG
- the rpmC gene encoding 50S ribosomal protein L29; protein product: MAKTEEFKGKSRDELISLLRDGKKALLNLRFRKAGGELENTSEVRKTRISVARIKTQLSQLKKEAA
- the rpsS gene encoding 30S ribosomal protein S19; translation: MTRSVWKGPFVDGYLLKKADVARGSGRNQVIKTWSRRSTILPQFVGLTFGVYNGKKFIPVLVSEEMIGHKFGEFSPTRTFTGHGADKKAKR
- the rplP gene encoding 50S ribosomal protein L16, which gives rise to MLQPKKTKYRKQHKGRIHGNTKGGATLNFGTYGLKALEPERVTARQIEASRRAISRHMKRVGRLWIRIFPDLPVTSKPAEVRMGKGKGSVDYWAARVAPGRIMFELDGVTEEVARGAFERASAKLPIKTKFVKRVGEDA